A single region of the Chionomys nivalis chromosome 5, mChiNiv1.1, whole genome shotgun sequence genome encodes:
- the LOC130875068 gene encoding 60S ribosomal protein L37-like has product MTKGTSSFGKCCNKTHTLCRRCGSKAYHLQKSTCGKCGYPAKRKRKYNWSAKAKRRNTTGTGRMRHLKIVYRRFRHGFREGTTPKPKRAAVAASRSS; this is encoded by the coding sequence ATGACGAAAGGAACGTCATCTTTCGGAAAGTGTTGCAACAAGACGCACACGTTGTGCCGCCGCTGTGGCTCTAAGGCCTACCACCTTCAGAAGTCTACCTGTGGCAAATGCGGCTACCCGGCCAAGCGCAAGAGAAAGTATAACTGGAGTGCCAAGGCCAAGAGACGAAACACTACCGGGACTGGGCGGATGCGGCACCTAAAAATTGTCTACCGAAGATTCAGACATGGATTCCGTGAAGGGACAACCCCTAAACCCAAGAGGGCAGCTGTTGCAGCATCCAGGTCATCATGA